CAAACCATCACAATGCCACCAATGATAGCTGCCCAAAGAATACCATTTAAGATGCCGATACCGGCTTCCTTCATAAGCAGTTCTTTTTTGTTACTGTCACCGATATGACCCACTGCTAAGCCACGAATAACCAGAGCAACAGTTTGGTTACCAGCCACGCCACCCATTGATGGTACGATTGTCATTAAGACTGCAATAGAAGCCATTTGCGCTAAGGTTGCTTCAAACATGTTTGAAACCGATGCGGCAGCAAGTGCTGCAAGTACATTCATACCAAGCCAAACACTACGACGACGTGCAGATTTTACTACGGGTGCAAAGGTATCTTCTTCGTCATCCATACCGGCCATACTCATCATTGAGTGTTCAGCGTCTTCACGAATAACATCGACAACATCATCGATAGTAATACGACCTAAGAGCAAATTATTTTCATCAACAACTGGTGCAGAAACCCAGTTACGACGTTCAAATAAATTCGCAACTTCACCATCATCCGTATTTACAGGAATCGCTTCATCGGCGTCTTCCATTACATCACTGACCAGAACATCGGGCTGGGCAGTAAGAATTGTAGTTAAAGATAAATGACCGATTAAGCGGCTTTCTTCATCTAATACGTACAGTGCATCGGTGGCTTCTGGTAATTCACCTTTCATACGAAGGTAACGAAGAACAACATCGATCTCGACATCAGCACGAATCGTTATGAAGTCGGTATTCATCATACCGCCAGCGGTGTCCTCTGGGTACGATAGAGCGGTTTCAACGCGGAAGCGATCAACCGTATCCATTTGGCTCAATACTTCACGAGAAACATCGTCAGGTAAGCTACGAAGAACGTAAGCGACATCATCTGTCTCCATACCTTCTGTTGCTT
The Aliivibrio fischeri ATCC 7744 = JCM 18803 = DSM 507 DNA segment above includes these coding regions:
- the mgtE gene encoding magnesium transporter; this translates as MQELQDFDQTHQTLQEVSNALDSGMFVHVRRLLQDMEPEDIAHLLEASPRKSRNVLWQLTDPEDYGEILDELSEDVKDGIVSQMAPESIAEATEGMETDDVAYVLRSLPDDVSREVLSQMDTVDRFRVETALSYPEDTAGGMMNTDFITIRADVEIDVVLRYLRMKGELPEATDALYVLDEESRLIGHLSLTTILTAQPDVLVSDVMEDADEAIPVNTDDGEVANLFERRNWVSAPVVDENNLLLGRITIDDVVDVIREDAEHSMMSMAGMDDEEDTFAPVVKSARRRSVWLGMNVLAALAAASVSNMFEATLAQMASIAVLMTIVPSMGGVAGNQTVALVIRGLAVGHIGDSNKKELLMKEAGIGILNGILWAAIIGGIVMVWKGDIMLGAIISAAMLVNLTVAGVAGVSIPLILKKMNIDPALAGGMALTTITDVIGLFAFLGLATILM